DNA from Onychomys torridus chromosome 1, mOncTor1.1, whole genome shotgun sequence:
GCAAGCAACAGTGCCTCAAACAAGATGGGGGCAAGGGCTGATACAagaggttgccctctgacccctCGTAGAcgcatccctttcagctagaagcTTTTGCAGCTGGAGCCttccaggtgaggactcagaggctttccaCAGAGGGTTcgtggaattggtgaggtgagacatggcagtgacTTGTTCCCTTGTCTCTcggatctttcagcatttaccccaatatccggctctgggtttttattataagaccttttaaaattcaagcAACATACATGCTATCCAGACCTGCACGctcatgcacatgtggaggagaagagggaagaggaagtgatcaCAGGGTCTCAGgataggggtgtagctcagttagcagagtgcttgcttagcatgcatgaaagcCTGGGTTCGAGCCCAAAGTACCACctaaagcatggtggcacacacctagaatcccagagttaaggaggaagaggcaggaagatgaatcCAGTTCAAGCCACCTGGGCTACTTAAGATTCTGTCTGCAgcctagaaagatgactcagaggttaagagcaatggctgctctttcagaggactagggttcagttcccagcacccacacagtagctcacaaccatctgtaactccagtcccagtggatctgacgtcctcttctggcctcctttagcaccaggcacacacaaagtgcacagacatacatgcaggcaaaaacactcttacacagaaaataaaaataaataaattgtttttaaaaaaaagattttcaatctgtagcccaggctggcctcaaactcacaaccccaccccacctccgccTCTGCCACCAGCCCTGGCTTCTTCCTGGACCTGTTTTAGCATACTAGATTTTAGCACACACACTTGTTCAAAAGCATCCCATGCTCCTGTTCCCTCCCATCCATGCCCTTGTATCAACCAGACTCCTGAGACAGATGTCTTCCCTGGGCCTTTGTACAGGCTGTTCCttctttctagaatgttcttccaGAATGCTTTTCTGCTCTCCTCACTCCCAGTTCATGGACTTCCTCTGGGCTCTCTCTGGGGAGCATTCTGGTATGTCAACTGTTAATATGTTGGTCTCCCTCACAGGATTGCTGGGAAGAAGGTCTCTGGTCTTTCTGCCATGTCATGGTGGCATATATAATTTCTGATTATGACTGAAAAGATGGTTTTATTGAAATATTCAAACACAGCAATAACCCTAATGGCATTTACTGAACATTTACTATATGTGATGGatactcttggttgtcaactttacTATATCTGGAACTAACTAAAACCTaaatggctgggcacacctgtaagggaattttttttctcagttaaaCCATTTGAAGTGTGAAGACCcactttaatccagatcttttttttttttttttttttttggtttttcgagacagggtttctttgtgtagcttcgcgcctttcctggatctcgctctgtagaccaggctggcctcgaactcacaaagatccacctggctctgcctcctgagtgctgggattaaaggcgtgcgccaccaccgcccagctaatccagatcttttgaggtgggaagatccaccttcaatctgggccacaccttctgctggcagcctgtagAATGGACACAGGGGAAGGAAGCttgttctctttgcctgcttgctctagCTTTCACTAGCAAAtccattccttccctggcattAGAGCCCACAGGATTCTGGCACGCActgagaccagctgagacatcagcCTCATGGACTGTAGAGTAACGGGAtccttggaccttctgttggtagacagccattgttggactagctggaccacagcctgtaagccattctaataaactCTATGTCTATACAGATTCACTCTGTAAGTTCtctttctctagagaaccctgactaatacactatACCAGACATCGGGCGTGTTAAATATCTGACTCCTTTCATTTTAACTTAAGAGAGAAGTACTAATGTTATGCCCACTTGGAGTAAAGGAAACTGAGCCTTCAAAATTAATCTGTCCAACGTCACAAAACTAGTATGAAATGGAGCCTAGACCCTGAGGACTTAAGAGTCCAAGTTTTTCAAGTGAGGAAAAATACCCCTCTCTAACACTCCTGGTTTGTAACTGTCAATCTGACtcttcatacaatccctcctatCAGAGTTAGGGCCCGGGCTGGCTGCAACCCTGTGCGTTCAACATTTTACAGCGAAAGTCCCGGAAAGGAGCCGGGCTCTAGGAATGCGCAGAGTGAATGAACGCGCCGGTGAATGAACGAGCAAATGAGTGACCCACGCGGCCCCACTCACCCTCGATAAGCCACTCGCAGTTGCCATTGACGCTGTAGTTGCCCGCACCATCCGTCACGAAGCCTGGAGCCTCCCGTAGCACCTGCCGCTGCCCCTTGCAGTCACCCGCCAGGACCCTGAGGGACAGCGGCCCCGGCACTGCCAAAGCCAGTGCCAGGGCCACGGCCAGAGCTCGGCCCAAGGCCATCGCCGCCTCCCGCCCGGGACGGGAGGGCGGTGAAGACCCGGAGAGGACCCTCTACAGGAGTGCAGCCCTGCAGGTGCCACCTTTATAGGTGCAGCATGGCCTTGGAGCCCAGCGATGTACCCGCGACGCAGTCCGGGCCAAGGAAAGGGCCGCTGTGGACAGGCTCTTGAAGCCGAGGTGCCGGCCCTAGCGACCCACGGAAGGCCTTGGACACGGAGTTGTTGTGGATAGGGCCGACCCCTAGGGACCGTAGGGGTCCCTTAGCGTCACGAGCCCCCATAAGGGGGCCGCCCCCATAAATGGTGCCCAACAATTGGACTCAGGCTGCTGCAAGGCCAAAACAGACCTTCCCGAGAGGCGACGTGCTCTATAGCCTAGCAGGGTCCTCCATAGCAGGTGCGGGGCCGGGACCCGCCTGGCCCGGACACTCCCGGGGCGACCCCTCCaggcgggggcggggcctgccTTCAGGGTCCCGGTCCGGATCCCCTGGGCTCACTCTTCTGCTTACCCACCCAAGCCTCCCTATGGAGCCGGATGGGCTAGATCAGAGAGACTTGGGGAGTCCCGGGCCAGAGAGGCCTGGGAGGGGGGGGTGGAGACCCGCTGAGAGGGCAAGGGGGCGGGAGCCGTGCAGCTTCTGCGAGGAGGCCAGGCTAGGAGGAGGCGAGAGGATGCAGAGCTGCGGGTAAGAGCGGCCCCGGGAGGACTACGGAGCGCCTAGCCCCACCCCTTCTCCGAGGAAGACTTCCGGAAACTTTCCCTCCCATCTGTTCCCAGCCGCTTGCGCAGCAGTGAACAGGAATCCAGCACAGAGAGGATTACGCATGCGTACTGCTAAGATTGTAACCCCAAATCCCCTCAAAAGAAAGTATTTGCCAGTCGGTGGCTGAGCAAAGCTTGCGCCACTGGAGGGCGCCTCCACCTCTGATAGGAACAAAATAAAGGAGAGGTAGAAAGCTGCGCTAGATGGTTATTTTTCTGTGCTCCAGATTCAGGATCAACATAAAGATCAGGTTATGCAGGCTCGGGCCTCCAGACCCCAAGTGCTGTTTCATAGATGGACACACTGAAACCCGTAGGGCTTAAATTGTTTCTAAGCACCATCACGACagaaaagaagctggagagatgacttagtggtttagaacacttgttgctcttgcggaggacctgggttccattcccagcacccacatggtggctcacaactatctaccAGGGGATCCAGTAGATTTTTCTACTAAAAGGATCTGGCCTCCTGCATGAGGCGCTCACatactgacatacatgcaggaaaaaacactcataaatacgactttttaaaaaaaaatttaagatggaAAAGAAGCCATGTTATAGATAAAAACTCAACGAATCCTCTTTATTTTGGCAAGAAGAGAAAACGTCTTTCTGCCAGGGACCATGGGAAGGCCCCTGACATGCAGATAGGGACGGACAAAGCACGGGTCCGAGGTCACAAACCCCAGAGAGGGTTTCAACGTAGAGACGACCAACTTCACAATATCCGTCCCCGAACAGTGGCTCGTGGGTCGCAGGGTCCTGGAGAGTCACGGGCAGGGTCCAGGCGGTCGTCACGGGTGTTCCGAAGTCCAGCAGGGTCAGAGGTCTCGGAGGGGGTCAGGGGGGCGGAGATCACGGAACAGCGGGAGTCCAGATTCCGGAGCCGTTCGGGGCAGGGGCTGAGGGAGGGGACGCGGAGAGCGGCTTCCGCGGGACCGTTTGGCACCAGAGGAAAAGGGGCGGGACGCAGCGCACCCTACCTGGGTGCGGGGTGTGAGAGGGgcggggagcggggaggacagggaatgCCTGGCATGGCCGAGCCCTTGGGCCGGGAAAGAGAGGGGGTTCCGGAGCCCAGCCGGGGCCCGGTGCGCCGCCCGTGGGGCAGAGGCGGGGCAGGGATGCTCAGACCGGGGGTGCAGGGCCCCCGGCCGTGTGCATGCTGAAGTATTCGGTGAAGCCGGTGTGCGGCGCAGCCGTCTGGGGTACGAGCGGCTGGTAGGACGGCGTCGGGCCATCCCAGCCCGAGTCGACCGCCTTGGGGTACCGAGCCGGAGGGGGCGGGGAGGCTGCGCCCAGCTCGGCCATGGTCACCACGCGGCCCCTCGgggccgctgccgccgccaccgctgTCTCCTCCACCTGCTTCCCGGCCTGGGATGGGGGGTCAGGGTCAGAGGCCGTCTGGGACCCTCGGGGGAGCAAATGCGGCCCCGAAGGCCCGTCCCCCTCCCCCTAGAGGACCCCTACCACCCCAAGCATGGACGCACGTGTCAGTCAGGGAAGGAGTGGGTGGCTGGGCGCCTGGGCAGCGGGGCCAGGTACTCAAGGGGTGGCGTCGGGGTGCGCGGGGCAAACTCTGGCGgcggtgggggaggtggggaccaGCCTCGGAAGGCGGGCGGCGGGGGCACTGCGCGGGGCGTCCTCGGGGGCGTGCGCAATAGCGCCAGGACCCAGTCGGGCAGGGTGGGCGCAGGCGCCGGGGGACGGTCGAGTCGGGGCGTTGGGGCGCGGGGAGTACGGAAGGCCAGGGGTGGGCTCAGGCGCCAGGGCGCGGGGGGCGGCGGCGGGGCGGGGAGCGGGGTCAGGTACTCCAGGGGCGGCGCCAGCAGCTCCTCGGGCGCCGGGGCTGCGGAGCTTACAGAGGAGGTGGGCGGGGGGATGGAGAAGAGCTCCGTGAAGTTGGGCACCGAGTCGCTGATGAACGTCACGTTTCCATAGACGTGCTGCGGGAATGCCTTATCTGCGGATTGGCTCCCTCCGGGTCCGGGGACCCCAGCGGAGGCGATCTGCGAAGTTCGCACGTGGTATGGGAAGTTCTTGTTGGCCGCGGATGGGCGAGTCATGatctgaaagaaagaagacaggttAGAGAAGCCGTGTCCAGACCCCATGAAGTTTAGAGACGTAAATGATCGCCCTCCACTTGACCTCTCTACATTCCTCCTGAACCTTAGGCACCAGGAGTGGGGTGTCTCCTTGCATTCTGACCTTTTCCGTCAATGAACGTACCTCTAATTACTTTTCTCAGTGTTTCCTCCATCATAATCCTGACCAGTAGGTTATAACTGATGGGTTAAGGACAGTGACCTGTGCTGTCCAGTACGATAGCCACTAGCCACATATGGCTTAAATTGAATCAAAATTAAAGTTGTTTCTCCTTTACACTACCTTACCTAATTTAAGTGCTCATTAGGCACCTTATCGGAGAGCATAAAGATTAGAAAACAATTGTTTTAACCgttcttttggttgttttgttttgggagggtctcatgtagtcctggctggactGACACTTGCCATGTAGCTAAGGATTTGAACTCCTGAGCCCCTCCCAAACTCCTGATCTCCCCCACCTCCTAATGTTGGATTATAGGTGTTCAGCACCATGCCCATCTCAAGAATATGTCTATAAACACAAAAAGTTCAATTAAACCTCACTTAATAGGCTGTTTAGAATGTCAGCCCCACACAGGCAGAAATTAACGACAAGTTATGTAGCCTCCTCCTACCTAGGCCACCACGTGTTTCAGTTTTAAGCATTTACCACAACAGTTAGCTCAGAACTTGACTTTTCTATTCCCTGTTAAAACCCAAGATGAATCTAGAGTACTGCCTAGCTCTCAGTACTGGCTGGATTTTTCCAGACTACTGGTGATGTTTCTAGATCTCTCTCCAGCCGGCTGTAGTCCACACTGAGGCGGTGCTGGATGGAGAGCAGTGGGCAGCCAGAGCTAAGCTGAACACGTGTCCCAAATTCAGAGCCAGCTCTTGGCTCCATCCCTCGCTAAGTGTGGGATCTGGGGCATGTTGATTAAACAACCTGAGCCTCACCAGCCACCAAGATTACGGTGCCTATCTGGAAAGATGAGAGGGTGGAAATGAAAACCACTGGTGCAGAGCCTTCTGCGTGGTGGGTTCTcagtgtttcttctctttctgtccctctctgaCTTCCTGCTGAGCTTCAAGATACACCACCTAAGGAAAGTGCATGAGTCTGAACTTAAGCTAGGTTCTGAGGTGAAGGATAGCAGACCTGATCCCTTCCCTGGGAGCTGAATGTGTTATAGATTGTAGGTCCCCAGGGTTAAAGCTAGAGCATTCAAGGgtacctgtttgtttgttgtttcgtttttgttagcttttgagacaaggtctcatatagctcaTGCTAAcctcaaaaattatatttttctatttaatttttttctgctgtaTTTCTGTgggagggtgaccttgaactcctgatcctcctgcctctgcctcccaaattctgagattacaggcatgtgctatcacaccAAATTTAACAATACCTGTTTCTGCTTGTGCACTATCCCCCACGTGAGATCTATCTGCCAGAGAACAGGATTCAAAGTGCACATTCTGTTCCCAAAGGCCATGAAACCCTGGCAACTCATCTCCTTTTTCGGGGTTCAGCTCCTACCTTCTGTATAGTACATACAGTGACTCCTGGGCTGTCTGGCAATtgaacaagaaagacagaaaaaaaaatccatatggaTATTTCTATCAAGAATCAGGCTAGAGCCTAGTGTCCTGGCAaaggcctttaatcacagaactcaggaggattgttgtgatgtcaagggcagtcagggctatgtagcaagagacgggaggggggggggggggaggatagagaaaagaaagaagcagactGGTTGGAGACAGGGCATAGTTGATGGGTGTGTGTATTAATACTGTGAGCCAGGTATACTGATGCATATGTGGAACCCAAGTTCAGTACTCAAAAgaccaaggcaggagaatcatggcAAACATGGGGCCAGCCTGAACAACAGTGagactatcttaaaaaaataaatctcctgaccaagcagtggtggcacacgcctttaatcccagcacttgggaggcagagctaggcagatctctttgagctcgaagccagcctggtctacagagcgagatccaggaaaggcaccaaaactacatagagaaaccctgtctcgaaaaaccaaaaaatagataaataatctccaaccaggtgtggtggcaaacacctttgatcccaacactcagtaggcagagacaggcaaatctctgtgagttcaaaaccagcatagcgagttccaagtcagccagtgAGTGAGCAtctgactcaaaaaacaacacacacacacacacacacacacacacacacacacaaactaatagtggtggtggtgcacacctttaacctctgGACTtgcgaggcagagacaggcagttctctgtgagttcaaggccagacttgtCTGTGCattgaactccaggccagccagggccacatagtgagaatctgtttaaaaacaaagagccacaaacaaaaagctttttggctgtggatgtagctcagtggtagcgtgcttgcctagcatgtgcatggTCCTAAATTACATTCCCAAAGTGGCAAATAAATACCATTCCTAGTGTGAGCCACGGTACAAgcaattaatcccagcacttgggaaacggAGGTGGATTGCTCCAAATTctaagccagtctggtctacatagcaagtttcaagtCACCCAGGGCTACCACAGGGAGACTATttcaaaacactcacacacacacacacacacacacacacacacacacacacacacacacacgggcgtgtgggggggggggggcaagaaatGCATGGGAAAACTTTGTGTGAGGTCTTTACCATGTGACTTGGGATGATTATTAATTTACTGTGTGTATTAGAGGggagagttgttttgttttgttggggttcATTGGActcatagtccaggctggctcaaacAAAGGATAACTGTGAACTCAGCCCTCTTGTCTCCACCACCCCAAGCACTGAGAGGCTTGCTGGTCCCTCAGGCTCCAGCGAGGTAACAAGTCATATACTTCTCCATCTTGGCCTTAGAATTCAGACCTAAAGAAAGCTGCTTttcattccctgtggtgggataccttgctcagccttgatacaacggggaggggctaggctctccttcaacttggtatgccagactttgttgactaccatgggaggccttacccactctgaggagtggatgggggtaagtgggagggaggtgaggaggggggagaaggggagggaggggggagtggggttggtatgtaaaatgaaaaaaattttaataaatatatttttttaaaaaagaaaactgcttttagccgggcagtggtggcacacgcctttaatcccagcactcgggaggcagagccaggcggatctctgtgagtttgaggccagcccgggctaccaagtgagttccaggaaaaggcgaaaagctacacagagaaaccctgtcttgaaaaaccaaaaaaaaaaaggaaaagaaaaagaaagaaagaaagctgcttcactccagaggcagagacagagggatctctgagttgaggccagcctggtctagagtgagttccaggacagccagggttacatagagtagccctgtctcagaaaacaaaacaaccccccaccccccaaaaataaaataaaacaaaacaaaaccaaaaaataaaataaaacaaacaaaactacaaagcTGCTTTCCTGAAACAGCCACTCACCGGAAATCAAGAGGACCAAGATGGTGTTTTATTGAGGTGACTGGGAGCATGGGACCCCTGCCCCACAACCCTACCCACAGTCTCCTCAGTACAGTCTCATTGGGGGGAAGGACCAAGACTCTGGACTTCTCTGGGTCACCACCCAGGAAAGGCTGAGTAGTGGGGCAGGAGGGTCGGGGCTCCAGTCCAAGTCCTTATTGCCAGATGTTCGGGGCAACAAGGGTGATGGTGGCTGAGGTAGGGGTTGAGGTGGGCAGATATCccggggctggggctggggtggtgTGGCTATGAGCCAGATGCTTTTCAGCATATCAAAAGCTGTTGGGGGACCACAAGCTATCGCAGATGGTGAAGATACTGAGGGCACGATTGGCAGCTGGTGATCTGTAGGTGGCACCAGGCTGGCCCTGTGTGAAGGGTTGCTGCTACAAGTATGAGGCCCGGCAAGGTTAATCCCCTTTGTCCCCTGTTGAGTCCTTTGCCTCCCCTCCCTTGGAGCATGCTCAGGAACGTCGATACCAGAAGGTGTCTTCCTCCGTCTCTCAGGGACCCTAGGCTTCGTCTCTGGCACGGAAGAAAGAAGCATGGAGACCAGTTGAACCACAgtggagaagggaaagggaaggatggGGGAGAGGAAGTGGACTCACCAGGCAAGGGTGAACGGCAACCTCGGAGCACCAGGGCAAGATCAGGCACGCAGCCATGGCAGCCTTGTAAGGTTCTTAGAATGGCATCTCTGGACTCGCGCACTAGGTCCCTCGTGGGAAAGGCTTGTGGCAGAGTCAGCTGGCACTGCATCTCCTCCAGCAGTCGTC
Protein-coding regions in this window:
- the Prr19 gene encoding proline-rich protein 19: MDPRGPVSQPLQQLEKSGRIRRRKTRGERNKALVSGYRPLARQDPPVSSRDPSALLQDPAASAAPKLVVITQGRLSREHRGLFSHEVKSLDVARLLNSGSLEPCTPPLPTKSSCSPGRGQEPALESRGKENQVPGGVDSSPPSSPGLPVLGRLLEEMQCQLTLPQAFPTRDLVRESRDAILRTLQGCHGCVPDLALVLRGCRSPLPETKPRVPERRRKTPSGIDVPEHAPREGRQRTQQGTKGINLAGPHTCSSNPSHRASLVPPTDHQLPIVPSVSSPSAIACGPPTAFDMLKSIWLIATPPQPQPRDICPPQPLPQPPSPLLPRTSGNKDLDWSPDPPAPLLSLSWVVTQRSPESWSFPPMRLY
- the Tmem145 gene encoding transmembrane protein 145; the protein is MTRPSAANKNFPYHVRTSQIASAGVPGPGGSQSADKAFPQHVYGNVTFISDSVPNFTELFSIPPPTSSAGKQVEETAVAAAAAPRGRVVTMAELGAASPPPPARYPKAVDSGWDGPTPSYQPLVPQTAAPHTGFTEYFSMHTAGGPAPPV